One genomic segment of Amycolatopsis sp. WQ 127309 includes these proteins:
- the rplM gene encoding 50S ribosomal protein L13, with protein MPTYSPKPGDVTRAWHVIDAEDVVLGRLATEVATLLRGKHKPTYAPHVDTGDFVIIVNAEKVALTGNKRTQKFAYRHSGYPGGLRKRSFGELLDTKPEHLLEKVVKGMLPKNKLGRAQAKKLKVYAGPQHPHTAQQPQVREITKIAQVAQ; from the coding sequence TTGCCCACGTACAGCCCCAAGCCCGGCGACGTCACTCGTGCCTGGCACGTGATCGACGCCGAGGATGTCGTGCTCGGCCGGCTCGCGACCGAGGTCGCCACGCTGCTGCGCGGCAAGCACAAGCCGACCTACGCCCCGCACGTGGACACCGGTGACTTCGTCATCATCGTCAACGCCGAGAAGGTCGCGCTCACCGGAAACAAGCGCACGCAGAAGTTCGCCTACCGGCACAGCGGTTACCCCGGCGGTCTGCGCAAGCGGTCCTTCGGCGAGCTGCTCGACACCAAGCCCGAACACCTTCTCGAGAAGGTCGTCAAGGGCATGCTGCCGAAGAACAAGCTCGGCCGCGCCCAGGCCAAGAAGCTGAAGGTCTACGCCGGCCCGCAGCACCCGCACACCGCGCAGCAGCCACAGGTGCGCGAGATCACCAAGATCGCGCAGGTCGCGCAGTGA
- the rpsI gene encoding 30S ribosomal protein S9 codes for MTSTEPETAEVTTEATETGAVETPEATEAPESTEAPEAAVATSETPVATSETPVATSETPAATSESATAPRPSRAAGGNAQTVGRRKEAVVRVRVVPGTGEFKLNGRTLEEYFPNKVHQQLIKDPLVLVEKPDAFDIFANLHGGGVSGQAGALRLAIARALIEVDADDRPALKKAGFLTRDARATERKKYGLKKARKAPQYSKR; via the coding sequence GTGACCAGCACCGAGCCCGAGACCGCCGAGGTCACCACCGAGGCGACCGAGACCGGCGCCGTCGAGACCCCGGAAGCCACCGAGGCTCCCGAAAGCACGGAAGCTCCCGAGGCTGCCGTCGCCACCAGCGAGACGCCGGTCGCGACGAGCGAGACTCCGGTCGCCACCAGCGAGACCCCGGCGGCGACCAGCGAGTCCGCCACCGCCCCGCGCCCGTCGCGGGCCGCGGGCGGCAACGCCCAGACCGTCGGCCGCCGCAAGGAAGCCGTCGTTCGCGTGCGTGTCGTCCCGGGCACCGGTGAGTTCAAGCTCAACGGCCGCACCCTCGAGGAGTACTTCCCGAACAAGGTGCACCAGCAGCTCATCAAGGACCCGCTGGTCCTGGTCGAGAAGCCGGACGCGTTCGACATCTTCGCCAACCTGCACGGTGGCGGCGTCTCGGGTCAGGCCGGCGCGCTGCGCCTGGCCATCGCCCGTGCGCTCATCGAGGTCGACGCGGACGACCGCCCGGCCCTCAAGAAGGCCGGCTTCCTGACCCGTGACGCGCGCGCCACGGAGCGGAAGAAGTACGGCCTCAAGAAGGCCCGTAAGGCCCCGCAGTACAGCAAGCGCTGA
- the glmM gene encoding phosphoglucosamine mutase, which translates to MARLFGTDGVRGLANAELTPELALALAASAARVLAAHDRSHRPIAVVGRDPRASGEMLEAAVVAGLTSAGADVRRVGVLPTPAVAYLVGSLEADLGVMISASHNPMPDNGIKLFASGGHKLPDGIEDEIEAGLADGKIRPTGAGVGRVTDVEDALDRYAEHLLAVTPHSLEGLKVVVDCANGASSAAAPEIYRRAGAEVVALYAEPDGVNINDHCGSNHPERLREAVVKHGADLGIAHDGDADRCVAVDSAGELIDGDQIMAVLALALAESGELAKDTLVATVMSNLGLHLAMRAHGITVVTTAVGDRYVLEELRSSGFALGGEQSGHVVLPAHATTGDGLLTALRLMSRMAETGKSLADLAAVMNRLPQVLINVRVADKAAVAGSSEVRDAVGEVEAELGEEGRVLLRPSGTEQLVRVMVEAPAQATAQAAADRLAGVVSAVS; encoded by the coding sequence ATGGCACGCCTGTTCGGTACCGACGGGGTACGTGGTCTGGCCAACGCCGAGCTGACGCCCGAACTCGCGCTGGCGCTCGCCGCCAGCGCCGCCCGCGTCCTCGCCGCGCACGACCGCTCGCACCGGCCCATCGCGGTCGTCGGCCGGGACCCGCGCGCCAGTGGTGAGATGCTCGAAGCCGCGGTCGTGGCCGGGCTCACCTCCGCCGGCGCGGACGTGCGCCGGGTCGGCGTCCTGCCGACGCCGGCCGTCGCCTACCTGGTCGGCTCGCTCGAGGCCGACCTGGGCGTGATGATCTCCGCGTCGCACAACCCCATGCCGGACAACGGCATCAAGCTCTTCGCCTCGGGCGGGCACAAGCTCCCCGACGGCATCGAGGACGAGATCGAAGCCGGCCTCGCCGACGGCAAGATCCGCCCGACCGGCGCCGGTGTGGGCCGTGTCACGGACGTCGAAGACGCGCTCGACCGCTACGCCGAGCACCTCCTCGCGGTGACGCCGCACTCGCTCGAGGGCCTCAAGGTCGTCGTCGACTGCGCGAACGGCGCTTCGTCCGCGGCCGCGCCCGAGATCTACCGCCGCGCCGGCGCCGAGGTCGTGGCGCTGTACGCCGAGCCCGACGGCGTCAACATCAACGACCACTGCGGCTCCAACCACCCGGAGCGGCTGCGCGAGGCCGTCGTCAAGCACGGCGCCGACCTCGGCATTGCCCACGACGGTGACGCCGACCGCTGCGTGGCCGTCGACTCCGCCGGCGAGCTGATCGACGGCGACCAGATCATGGCCGTGCTGGCGCTCGCGCTGGCCGAGTCCGGCGAGCTGGCCAAGGACACGCTGGTCGCGACGGTGATGAGCAACCTCGGCCTGCACCTGGCGATGCGCGCCCACGGCATCACCGTGGTCACCACCGCGGTCGGCGACCGCTACGTCCTCGAGGAGCTGCGGTCCAGCGGCTTCGCGCTCGGCGGCGAGCAGTCCGGCCACGTCGTCCTCCCGGCGCACGCCACCACGGGCGACGGCCTGCTGACGGCGTTGCGCCTGATGAGCCGCATGGCCGAGACGGGCAAGTCCCTCGCCGACCTGGCGGCCGTGATGAACCGCCTGCCGCAGGTGCTGATCAACGTCCGGGTCGCCGACAAGGCGGCGGTCGCGGGGTCGAGCGAGGTCCGCGACGCCGTCGGCGAGGTCGAGGCCGAGCTGGGTGAGGAAGGCCGGGTGCTGCTGCGCCCGTCCGGCACCGAGCAGCTGGTCCGCGTGATGGTCGAGGCCCCGGCCCAGGCCACCGCCCAGGCCGCCGCCGACCGCCTCGCCGGAGTGGTCTCGGCGGTTTCCTGA
- a CDS encoding cytochrome P450: MDEFERHGIAVVEGRDAAARALRSPELTSDPGLGSPSVLLRDGDGHARVRGVLREIIATLEPFPDAVRDGVETVVGALGTSFDLVRDFARPVAGLVTSAVLGVPLDDVFLDHLEATTANLDVFGGTDRQGQASAFRLSVQLSRAPAEPGSGLAALRAAHAAGRLDDDELAINPVVLAHAAYENSLNFLASAGLSLASAAEPRSARDLAAEICPARYVLRFGPDGPVAISLTDGLPFGLGRHACPGSGVALAEAEIALRALADVLSGGCRVEDVRWKTHPVFHGLASARVLVSG, encoded by the coding sequence ATGGACGAGTTCGAACGGCACGGGATCGCCGTGGTCGAGGGCCGCGACGCGGCCGCGCGCGCCCTGCGGTCGCCGGAGCTGACGTCGGATCCCGGGCTCGGGTCACCCAGCGTGCTGCTGCGCGACGGCGACGGCCACGCGCGGGTGCGCGGTGTGCTGCGGGAGATCATCGCCACGCTGGAGCCGTTCCCGGACGCGGTCCGCGACGGCGTCGAAACGGTCGTCGGCGCGCTGGGGACGTCGTTCGACCTCGTACGCGACTTCGCGCGGCCGGTCGCGGGCCTGGTGACGTCAGCGGTGCTGGGCGTGCCGCTCGACGACGTCTTCCTGGATCACCTGGAAGCGACGACGGCGAACCTCGACGTCTTCGGCGGCACGGACCGGCAGGGGCAGGCGTCGGCGTTCCGGCTGTCCGTGCAGCTCAGCCGGGCCCCGGCCGAGCCGGGCAGCGGTCTGGCGGCCCTGCGCGCGGCGCACGCGGCGGGCCGGCTCGACGACGACGAGCTGGCGATCAACCCGGTGGTCCTGGCGCACGCGGCGTACGAGAACTCGCTGAACTTCCTGGCGAGCGCCGGACTCTCACTGGCTTCCGCCGCCGAGCCTCGCAGTGCGCGTGACCTGGCGGCGGAGATCTGCCCGGCCCGGTACGTCCTGCGCTTCGGCCCCGACGGCCCGGTGGCGATCTCCCTGACCGACGGCTTGCCGTTCGGCCTGGGCCGCCACGCGTGCCCGGGATCCGGGGTGGCGCTGGCCGAAGCCGAGATCGCGCTGCGCGCGCTGGCCGACGTCCTCAGCGGCGGGTGCCGGGTCGAGGACGTGCGGTGGAAGACCCACCCGGTGTTCCACGGCCTGGCCTCGGCGCGGGTTCTCGTGAGCGGCTAA
- a CDS encoding fatty acyl-AMP ligase: protein MPPAAVPDEVLTTPLTDLLLRNAAADRPAFTCRVFPGPDGHTDHTLTWPQVLARVRGVARELRRVTRPGDRVAIVARQDLGYVVCFLGTLYAGRVAVPLSVPAGRTHRARLESAFADATPSVILTSKDFLGSLASRPEVLLAIEDVEPDDAEPPAAVAMTDPAYLQYTSGSTSRPAGAVISHRALVASCWQTTECYHADASTHLAGWVPFFHDMGLVLLIGTPVFLGAHSVFFTPMEFVRDPLRWIRLLAGHPGAITAAPNFAFDLAAEAAGELEDVDLSHVNSVLNGSEPVRAATVEAFDRTFAPFGLPRAAQKPCYGLAEATVFVASAGDEGPTITDFAGERLVSAGRPYGQRVQVVDKEIWVAGPNVADGYWGRPDRGDAFAEPGWLRTGDLGFVHDGLLYVTGRLKDLIIVDGRNHHPQDIEATIEAAHPAVRAGRVAAFAVRDGRGEGVAAVVGAADHDDAVATAVRRAVSAGHDLPLRGLWLVRPGAVPRTSSGKVSRAAARDRWWGENGRHD from the coding sequence GTGCCGCCCGCAGCCGTCCCGGACGAGGTCCTGACCACGCCCCTCACGGACCTCCTGCTCCGCAACGCGGCCGCCGACCGCCCCGCGTTCACCTGCCGGGTCTTCCCGGGACCCGACGGCCACACCGATCACACCCTGACGTGGCCGCAGGTGCTCGCGCGCGTCCGCGGGGTCGCCCGCGAGCTGCGCCGCGTCACCCGGCCGGGTGATCGGGTGGCGATCGTCGCCCGTCAGGACCTCGGGTACGTCGTCTGCTTCCTCGGGACGCTGTACGCCGGGCGCGTCGCGGTGCCGCTGTCCGTCCCGGCCGGGCGCACCCACCGCGCCCGGCTCGAGTCGGCCTTCGCCGACGCCACGCCGTCGGTGATCCTGACGTCGAAGGACTTCCTGGGGAGCCTGGCGTCCCGGCCGGAGGTGCTGCTGGCGATCGAGGACGTCGAGCCGGACGACGCCGAGCCGCCCGCCGCGGTCGCCATGACCGACCCCGCCTACCTGCAGTACACCTCGGGCTCGACGAGCCGCCCGGCCGGCGCCGTGATCTCCCACCGCGCGCTGGTGGCCAGCTGCTGGCAGACCACCGAGTGCTACCACGCCGACGCGTCGACCCACCTGGCCGGCTGGGTGCCGTTCTTCCACGACATGGGCCTGGTCCTGCTCATCGGCACGCCCGTGTTCCTGGGCGCGCATTCGGTGTTCTTCACGCCGATGGAGTTCGTGCGCGACCCGCTCCGCTGGATCCGGCTGCTGGCCGGGCACCCGGGCGCGATCACGGCGGCCCCGAACTTCGCCTTCGACCTGGCCGCGGAAGCCGCCGGGGAGCTCGAAGACGTCGACCTGTCGCACGTGAACTCGGTGCTCAACGGCAGCGAACCGGTCCGCGCGGCCACCGTCGAGGCGTTCGATCGCACCTTTGCGCCGTTCGGGCTGCCCCGGGCCGCGCAGAAGCCGTGTTACGGCCTGGCGGAGGCGACGGTGTTCGTCGCCAGCGCGGGGGACGAAGGCCCGACGATCACGGACTTCGCCGGCGAACGGCTGGTCTCGGCGGGCCGGCCCTACGGCCAGCGCGTCCAGGTTGTCGACAAAGAGATCTGGGTGGCCGGGCCCAACGTCGCCGACGGTTACTGGGGCCGGCCGGACCGCGGTGACGCCTTCGCCGAGCCGGGCTGGCTCCGCACCGGCGACCTCGGGTTCGTCCACGACGGCCTGCTGTACGTCACCGGGCGGCTGAAGGACCTGATCATCGTCGACGGCCGCAACCACCACCCGCAGGACATCGAGGCCACGATCGAGGCCGCGCACCCCGCCGTCCGGGCCGGCCGGGTCGCGGCGTTCGCGGTGCGGGACGGCCGCGGCGAGGGCGTGGCGGCCGTGGTCGGCGCCGCGGACCACGACGACGCCGTGGCCACCGCCGTCCGCCGGGCCGTGTCGGCGGGCCATGACCTGCCCCTGCGCGGCCTGTGGCTGGTCCGGCCCGGCGCGGTGCCGCGCACCTCCAGCGGCAAGGTCTCCCGCGCCGCGGCCCGGGACCGCTGGTGGGGTGAGAATGGGCGCCATGACTGA
- a CDS encoding acyl carrier protein, translating into MTDAAAYADEIRKIVALALELPPDRLADSTPFDDIGLTSRQRIQLLARVEVRFGVSVDLDELDRLVDVRGVAEVISEAVEAQRATG; encoded by the coding sequence ATGACTGACGCGGCCGCCTACGCCGACGAGATCCGGAAGATCGTCGCGCTCGCGCTGGAGCTCCCGCCGGACCGGCTCGCCGACTCGACGCCGTTCGACGACATCGGTCTGACGTCCCGGCAGCGGATCCAGCTGCTCGCGCGGGTCGAGGTCCGCTTCGGCGTCTCCGTCGACCTGGACGAGCTCGACCGGCTGGTCGACGTCCGGGGTGTCGCCGAGGTCATTTCCGAAGCCGTCGAAGCACAGCGCGCCACCGGGTGA
- a CDS encoding WXG100 family type VII secretion target, which translates to MAEWADIKKVLDDPNVSMEKKSALMEAYDKDTWNFNDEEEKYAKEYIDGYSDRNWATTPLYPTGSDGEVDDRLKEAQQESQAKGKEQQAQTDRKNQAKKNLDGIAKPTLNAGAKSSDEQLDQGNVTVDFLVLWTTDIWNKIKGGSGQLDPQKDLKDKFHENRGIQYQKFLTDADDLGKAHKVVEDTLSKSDTELQTLFGEWKGKGANAAEIKYDEAIKPHAKELSQQIDGAAKLLPETVGHVFDAVKKKVDEVLALHRTTIAQADITMARDVLKIANGETGEFDDFMKVAGWVDSVNAQNGNQTNLAERLQNDDCGFNDENKEYGRQVCRYWRDGAFTTEYQGLINAFNGSCKSAKDTIDQQWGALDQYLSGYTNQLTEAKGAGPDTGKGDGGKDTSTGGGGKDSNTGGGGPGTGGGGPGTGGGGTGSGGGGTTTPSASEPPKPEDAAPKPDDAGTNPVTGKPLEVDPSTGEPYPIDPKTGEAIKDADDTETVSVKKGDNTIEMSEPDKQGKMDITVDDGQGHKKDYPLDWGDDDKAEAKGADGKTTDGKDAAFGPQGSHAVKDGQPSADGSYKPGADGKIHIQDGNLKITAERPEGPGGPTVVTVDDGKGEPTTYTLDSKDGPKADDLKADGTGAASGTSTSGATPGGTGGSDGAAGGPDSGSGVAAEIQHDADAEPPLTKDPAPDNPDPGMTQGSSAGGGGGFSAPGGMDFSGDLGTGATAEPALATADAGAGGGDSTTTAGASDFGSAVTGGHTTADFAGAVSLEPGAQTGSDASLPAADGGGLGATPVDPGMHQAAASGSASGMSGMGGMMGGMGGSPGGGGGGGDQQRGPSQYRIEGGVFETSGAKGRISGSLDDEGERSIRYDR; encoded by the coding sequence ATGGCCGAATGGGCTGACATCAAGAAGGTCCTCGACGACCCGAACGTCTCCATGGAAAAGAAATCCGCCCTCATGGAGGCGTACGACAAGGACACCTGGAACTTCAACGACGAAGAAGAAAAGTACGCCAAGGAATACATCGACGGGTATTCCGACCGGAACTGGGCCACCACGCCGCTCTATCCCACGGGTTCCGACGGCGAGGTCGACGACCGGCTGAAGGAAGCCCAGCAGGAGTCGCAGGCCAAGGGCAAGGAACAGCAGGCCCAGACCGACCGCAAGAACCAGGCGAAGAAGAACCTCGACGGAATCGCGAAGCCGACGCTCAACGCGGGCGCGAAGAGCTCCGACGAGCAGCTCGACCAGGGCAACGTCACGGTCGACTTCCTGGTGCTGTGGACCACCGACATCTGGAACAAGATCAAGGGCGGCAGCGGCCAGCTCGACCCGCAGAAGGACCTCAAGGACAAGTTCCACGAGAACCGCGGCATCCAGTACCAGAAGTTCCTCACCGACGCCGACGACCTGGGCAAGGCGCACAAGGTCGTCGAGGACACGCTCTCCAAGAGCGACACCGAGCTCCAGACCCTCTTCGGGGAGTGGAAGGGCAAGGGCGCCAACGCGGCGGAGATCAAGTACGACGAGGCGATCAAGCCGCACGCCAAGGAGCTCTCCCAGCAGATCGACGGCGCCGCGAAGCTGCTCCCGGAGACCGTCGGGCACGTCTTCGACGCCGTCAAGAAGAAGGTCGACGAGGTCCTCGCGCTGCACCGCACGACGATCGCCCAGGCCGACATCACCATGGCCCGCGACGTCCTCAAGATCGCGAACGGCGAGACCGGCGAGTTCGACGACTTCATGAAGGTCGCCGGCTGGGTCGACAGCGTCAACGCGCAGAACGGCAACCAGACGAACCTCGCCGAGCGGCTGCAGAACGACGACTGCGGCTTCAACGACGAGAACAAGGAGTACGGCCGCCAGGTCTGCCGCTACTGGCGCGACGGCGCGTTCACCACCGAGTACCAGGGCCTGATCAACGCGTTCAACGGCTCCTGCAAGTCCGCCAAGGACACCATCGACCAGCAGTGGGGCGCGCTCGACCAGTACCTGTCCGGCTACACCAACCAGCTGACCGAGGCCAAGGGTGCCGGCCCGGACACGGGCAAGGGTGACGGCGGCAAGGACACCAGCACCGGCGGCGGGGGCAAGGACTCCAACACCGGTGGCGGCGGCCCCGGTACCGGCGGGGGCGGGCCCGGCACGGGTGGCGGCGGCACCGGCAGCGGTGGCGGCGGTACCACGACGCCGTCCGCGAGCGAGCCGCCGAAGCCCGAGGACGCCGCGCCGAAGCCGGACGACGCCGGCACCAACCCGGTCACCGGCAAGCCCCTCGAGGTCGACCCGTCGACCGGCGAGCCGTACCCGATCGACCCGAAGACCGGCGAGGCCATCAAGGACGCCGACGACACGGAGACCGTGTCGGTCAAGAAGGGCGACAACACGATCGAGATGTCCGAGCCCGACAAGCAGGGCAAGATGGACATCACGGTCGACGACGGCCAGGGCCACAAGAAGGACTACCCCCTCGACTGGGGCGACGACGACAAGGCCGAGGCCAAGGGCGCCGACGGCAAGACCACCGACGGCAAGGACGCCGCGTTCGGGCCGCAGGGCAGCCACGCCGTCAAGGACGGGCAGCCCTCGGCCGACGGCAGCTACAAGCCGGGCGCCGACGGCAAGATCCACATCCAGGACGGCAACCTGAAGATCACCGCCGAGCGGCCGGAAGGCCCCGGCGGGCCGACGGTCGTCACCGTCGACGACGGCAAGGGCGAGCCGACCACCTACACCCTGGACTCGAAGGACGGCCCGAAGGCCGACGACCTCAAGGCCGACGGCACCGGCGCGGCGTCCGGCACGAGCACGTCCGGCGCGACCCCCGGCGGCACCGGGGGGTCCGACGGCGCGGCCGGTGGGCCGGACAGCGGCAGTGGCGTCGCCGCCGAGATCCAGCACGACGCGGACGCCGAGCCGCCGCTGACGAAGGACCCGGCGCCGGACAACCCGGACCCGGGTATGACGCAGGGCTCGTCGGCCGGTGGCGGCGGCGGGTTCAGCGCGCCGGGGGGCATGGACTTCTCCGGTGACCTCGGCACCGGCGCGACGGCCGAACCGGCGCTGGCCACGGCCGACGCCGGGGCCGGCGGCGGCGACTCGACGACGACGGCCGGGGCGAGCGACTTCGGCTCCGCCGTCACCGGTGGCCACACCACGGCCGACTTCGCCGGCGCGGTGTCGCTGGAGCCGGGCGCCCAGACGGGCAGCGACGCGTCGCTCCCGGCGGCCGACGGCGGCGGGCTCGGCGCGACCCCGGTCGACCCCGGCATGCACCAGGCGGCCGCGAGCGGCTCGGCCAGTGGCATGAGCGGGATGGGCGGGATGATGGGCGGCATGGGTGGCTCGCCCGGTGGTGGTGGCGGCGGTGGCGACCAGCAGCGCGGCCCCAGCCAGTACCGCATCGAAGGCGGCGTCTTCGAGACGAGCGGGGCGAAGGGCCGGATCAGCGGCTCGCTGGACGACGAGGGTGAGCGCTCGATCCGGTACGACCGGTGA
- a CDS encoding dienelactone hydrolase family protein, whose product MASKPKQLLAELKHPGPHEVLRGNLALVGLPGVVYTPRAGLGLPAVAFGHGWLQPPDRYRQLLHHLASWGIVAAAPATQRGPLPSHRLLAADLLTTLDVVTTVRLGPDGISVDPAKLGLAGHSAGGGSAVLAAAQDAQAEHPRIRAVATIAAAQTLPPASEAARGITVPGLHLAADEDLVAPAVGHAEAISDNWGGDDVQLRTLGKASHLGVTEGRHWSQLIMHGKPHRGTQQLTRALFTAFFLTHLTGTDKYRPLLEADVKRATIEREDEPAH is encoded by the coding sequence ATGGCCAGCAAGCCCAAGCAGCTGCTCGCGGAGCTCAAGCACCCGGGTCCGCACGAGGTCCTCCGGGGCAACCTCGCCCTGGTCGGCCTGCCGGGCGTGGTGTATACGCCCCGCGCCGGTCTCGGCCTGCCCGCCGTCGCCTTCGGGCACGGGTGGCTGCAGCCGCCCGACCGGTACCGGCAGCTCCTGCACCACCTCGCCAGCTGGGGCATCGTCGCCGCGGCGCCGGCCACCCAGCGGGGGCCGCTGCCGTCGCACCGGTTGCTCGCCGCCGACCTGCTGACCACCCTCGACGTCGTCACGACGGTCCGGCTCGGCCCGGACGGCATCAGCGTCGACCCGGCGAAGCTCGGCCTCGCCGGGCACTCGGCCGGCGGCGGCTCGGCCGTGCTGGCCGCGGCGCAGGACGCGCAGGCCGAACACCCGCGGATCCGCGCCGTCGCGACGATCGCGGCCGCCCAGACGCTCCCGCCGGCGAGCGAGGCCGCGCGCGGCATCACCGTCCCGGGCCTGCACCTGGCCGCCGACGAAGACCTGGTCGCGCCGGCCGTCGGGCACGCCGAGGCGATCTCGGACAACTGGGGCGGCGACGACGTCCAGCTGCGCACCCTCGGCAAGGCGTCCCACCTCGGTGTCACCGAGGGCCGGCACTGGTCGCAGCTGATCATGCACGGCAAGCCGCACCGCGGCACGCAGCAGCTCACCCGCGCGCTGTTCACGGCGTTCTTCCTGACCCACCTGACCGGCACCGACAAGTACCGGCCCCTGCTGGAGGCGGACGTCAAGCGCGCGACCATCGAGCGCGAGGACGAACCCGCTCACTGA
- the glmS gene encoding glutamine--fructose-6-phosphate transaminase (isomerizing) encodes MCGIVGYVGHRPALDVVLGGLRRMEYRGYDSAGVAVLDGAGALNVERKAGRLANLEAELDKVGRGSFAGTAGMGHTRWATHGAPVDRNSHPHRDASERVAVVHNGIIENFAALRTELEADGVEMASDTDSETAAHLIARAYTGGETAGDFAASVAAVCRRLEGAFTLVVTHADHSGTIVAARRSSPLVVGVGAGEHFVASDVSAFIEHTREAVELGQDQLVVITREGYEVTDFHGDAAQAKPFTVDWDLSAAEKGGHEYFMLKEIEEQPEALANTLRGHFDNGRIILDEQRISDQDLRDVDKVFVVACGSAYHSGLVAKYAIEHWCRLPVEVELASEFRYRDPVLDRATLVVAVSQSGETADTLEAVRHAREQKARVLAVCNTNGAQIPRESDAVLYTHAGPEIGVASTKAFLAQIAANYLVGLALAQARGTKYPDEVAREFAELEAMPAAVRKVLSTVDQVRDLGRRIADSKAVLFLGRHVGFPVALEGALKLKELAYMHAEGFAAGELKHGPIALIEDGLPVVVVMPSPKGRAVLHSKLVSNISEIQARGARTIVIAEEGDEKVRPFADELIEIPAVPTLLQPLVSTVPLQVLAAEIARTRGYDVDKPRNLAKSVTVE; translated from the coding sequence GTGTGTGGAATCGTGGGATATGTCGGGCACCGCCCGGCCCTGGACGTCGTTCTCGGCGGGCTCCGGCGCATGGAGTACCGCGGTTACGACTCGGCCGGCGTGGCGGTCCTCGACGGCGCGGGCGCGCTGAACGTCGAGCGCAAGGCCGGCCGGCTCGCCAACCTGGAAGCCGAGCTGGACAAGGTCGGCCGCGGCAGCTTCGCCGGCACCGCCGGCATGGGCCACACCCGCTGGGCCACCCACGGTGCCCCGGTGGACCGCAACTCGCACCCGCACCGGGACGCCTCCGAGCGCGTCGCGGTCGTGCACAACGGCATCATCGAGAACTTCGCCGCCCTGCGCACCGAGCTGGAAGCCGACGGCGTCGAGATGGCCAGCGACACCGACAGTGAGACCGCCGCGCACCTGATCGCGCGGGCGTACACCGGCGGCGAGACCGCCGGGGACTTCGCGGCCAGCGTCGCCGCTGTCTGCCGTCGTCTCGAAGGCGCGTTCACGCTGGTCGTGACGCACGCCGACCACTCGGGCACGATCGTCGCGGCGCGCCGGTCGTCGCCGCTGGTCGTCGGCGTCGGCGCGGGCGAGCACTTCGTCGCCTCCGACGTCTCGGCGTTCATCGAGCACACCCGCGAGGCCGTCGAGCTGGGCCAGGACCAGCTCGTCGTGATCACCCGCGAGGGCTACGAGGTCACCGACTTCCACGGCGACGCCGCCCAGGCGAAGCCGTTCACCGTGGACTGGGACCTCTCGGCCGCCGAAAAGGGCGGCCACGAGTACTTCATGCTCAAGGAGATCGAGGAACAGCCCGAAGCACTGGCGAACACCCTTCGCGGGCACTTCGACAACGGCCGGATCATCCTCGACGAGCAGCGCATCTCCGACCAGGACCTGCGCGACGTCGACAAGGTCTTCGTCGTCGCCTGCGGGTCGGCCTACCACTCCGGCCTGGTCGCCAAGTACGCCATCGAGCACTGGTGCCGCCTGCCGGTCGAGGTCGAGCTGGCCAGCGAGTTCCGCTACCGCGACCCGGTGCTCGACCGCGCGACGCTCGTCGTCGCCGTGTCGCAGTCCGGCGAGACGGCGGACACCCTCGAGGCCGTCCGCCACGCGCGCGAGCAGAAGGCGCGCGTGCTGGCCGTCTGCAACACCAACGGCGCGCAGATCCCGCGCGAGTCCGACGCGGTGCTCTACACGCACGCCGGCCCCGAGATCGGCGTCGCCTCGACGAAGGCGTTCCTCGCCCAGATCGCGGCGAACTACCTGGTCGGCCTGGCGCTGGCGCAGGCCCGCGGCACGAAGTACCCGGACGAGGTCGCCCGCGAGTTCGCCGAGCTGGAGGCCATGCCCGCGGCCGTCCGGAAGGTGCTGTCCACTGTGGACCAGGTGCGGGACCTCGGCCGCCGGATCGCCGACTCGAAGGCCGTGCTGTTCCTCGGCCGCCACGTCGGGTTCCCGGTCGCCCTCGAAGGCGCGCTGAAGCTCAAGGAGCTCGCGTACATGCACGCCGAGGGCTTCGCCGCCGGCGAGCTCAAGCACGGCCCGATCGCGCTGATCGAGGACGGCCTGCCGGTCGTCGTCGTGATGCCCTCGCCCAAGGGCCGCGCGGTGCTGCATTCGAAGCTGGTGTCGAACATCAGCGAGATCCAGGCCCGCGGCGCGCGCACGATCGTGATCGCCGAAGAGGGTGACGAGAAGGTCCGGCCGTTCGCGGACGAGCTGATCGAGATCCCCGCGGTGCCGACGCTGCTGCAGCCGCTGGTGTCCACGGTGCCGCTGCAGGTGCTGGCCGCGGAGATCGCCCGCACCCGCGGGTACGACGTCGACAAGCCGCGTAACCTGGCGAAGTCTGTCACCGTCGAATAG